From Camarhynchus parvulus chromosome 10, STF_HiC, whole genome shotgun sequence, one genomic window encodes:
- the PRC1 gene encoding protein regulator of cytokinesis 1 isoform X2: MERGAVRKSEVLANEAVSCLNRAMAALRDIWEEIGIPEEQRLERTDVVRKHIKSLLDMMVAEEESLKERLLKSIALCRKELDTLCRELQLGPFETEESTILQMEKNLRTCVEVLQKQKRDRKQELKALQEQDRALCDILCTALFTIDTGSVPSLDDLDRYRRHVASLNTLKEQRREEFVSNKRQIILLMEELDHTPDTSFERDVVCEDEEAFCLSEDNIMALQNLLQQLEGRRALNEAVCAELRARILALWERLQIPQEQRDSSAVHLAGSRARTRRALQQEVDRLEELKLQNMKSVIHAIRAELADYWDKCFYSQEQRERFSPFYDEDYTETLLELHDAEVGKMKIYYETHKDLFEAVQKWEENWKLFLELESKANDPSRFTNRGGNLLKEEKQRAKLQKTLSRLQEELERKVQTWEEEFKGAFLVKGQQFMEYVSEQWQQYRLEKEKEKQERHLKKSREMEAEMLYGSAPRTPIKRRMLSPHTPAKLHSTSSANTTVRSAFGGAISHSPTSRLPPSGKKFSRARTPTCPAVKPPRRRLREQNKENVSQLDGTTLSGGCTPRAPAQRNHSHRTFAPPVPPCVSPVSSRAVAAPAPACDSPWRASGRAGGSGP, encoded by the exons ATGGAGCGCGGAGCGGTGAGGAAAAG CGAGGTGCTGGCGAACGAGGCCGTGTCCTGCCTGAACCGCGCCATGGCGGCGCTGCGGGACATCTGGGAGGAGATCGGCATTCCCGAGGAGCAGCGTCTGGAGCGCACAGACGTCGTCAGGAAGCACATCAAG AGCCTCCTGGACATGATGGTGGCGGAGGAGGAAAGCCTGAAGGAGCGTCTGCTGAAGAGCATCGCCCTGTGCCGGAAGGAGCTGGACACCCTGtgcagggagctccagctgggCCCCTTTGAG ACAGAGGAAAGTACCATCCTGCAGATGGAGAAGAACCTGCGCACGTGCGTGGAGgtgctgcagaagcagaagcGGGACCGTAAGCAGGAGCTGaaggccctgcaggagcaggaccGGGCCCTGTGTGACatcctgtgcacagccctgttCACCATCGACACCGGCAGCGTGCCCAGCCTGGACGACCTGGACCGCTACCGGCGCCACGTGGCCTCCCTCAACACCCTGAAG GAGCAAAGGCGGGAAGAGTTCGTCAGCAACAAGCGTCAGATCATTCTGCTCATGGAGGAGCTGGACCACACCCCGGACACCAGCTTCGAGCGGGATGTGGtgtgtgaggatgaggaggcgTTCTGCCTGTCCGAGGACAACATCATGGCCCTCCAGAACCTGCTGCAGCAG CTGGAAGGGCGGCGGGCCCTGAACGAGGCAGTGTGCGCGGAGCTGCGCGCCCGGATCCTGGCGCTCTGGGAGCGGCTGCAGAtcccccaggagcagagagacTCCTCGGCCGTGCACCTGGCCGGCTCCAGAGCCCGAACCAGGAGAGCT ctgcagcaggaggtggaCCGTCTGGAGGAGCTGAAGCTGCAGAACATGAAATCCGTCATCCACGCCATCCGGGCGGAGCTGGCCGACTACTGGGACAAATGCTTCtacagccaggagcagagggaaaggttCAGCCCCTTCTATGATG AGGATTACACAGAGACCCTGCTCGAGCTGCATGATGCCGAGGTGGGCAAGATGAAGATCTACTATGAAACACACAAAGATCTGTTTGAGGCTGTTCAGAAGTGGGAGGAGAACTGGAAGctgttcctggagctggag AGTAAAGCAAATGACCCCAGTCGCTTCACCAATCGAGGAGGAAACCTTctgaaggaggagaagcagcgAGCAAAGCTGCAGAAGACGCTGTCTAGG ctgcaggaggagctggagaggaaggtCCAGACCTGGGAGGAGGAGTTCAAGGGAGCTTTCCTGGTGAAGGGGCAGCAGTTCATGGAGTATGTGtcagagcagtggcagcagtaccggctggagaaggagaaggagaagcaggagcGG CACCTGAAGAAGAGCCGGGAGATGGAGGCAGAGATGCTCTACGGCAGCGCCCCCCGCACGCCCATCAAGCGGCGCATGCTCAGCCCCCACACACCTGCCAAA ctcCACAGCACCTCCAGCGCCAACACCACTGTTCGCTCAGCCTTTGGGGGAGCCATCTCCCACTCGCCCACCTCTCGGCTGCCACCCTCCGGGAAGAAG TTCAGCCGGGCCCGCACCCCCACCTGCCCGGCAGTGAAGCCCCCCCGAcgcaggctgagggagcagaaCAAGGAGAACGTGTCCCAGCTGGACGGAACCACCCTGAGCGGTGGgtgcacccccagagcccctgcccagcgTAACCACAGC cacaggaccTTTGCTCCTCCCgtgcccccctgtgtgtcccccgTGTCCTCTCGTGcggtggctgctcctgcccctgcctgtgACTCCCCATGGAGAGCttctggcagagctggtggcagcGGGCCCTGA
- the PRC1 gene encoding protein regulator of cytokinesis 1 isoform X1, with translation MERGAVRKSEVLANEAVSCLNRAMAALRDIWEEIGIPEEQRLERTDVVRKHIKSLLDMMVAEEESLKERLLKSIALCRKELDTLCRELQLGPFETEESTILQMEKNLRTCVEVLQKQKRDRKQELKALQEQDRALCDILCTALFTIDTGSVPSLDDLDRYRRHVASLNTLKEQRREEFVSNKRQIILLMEELDHTPDTSFERDVVCEDEEAFCLSEDNIMALQNLLQQLEGRRALNEAVCAELRARILALWERLQIPQEQRDSSAVHLAGSRARTRRALQQEVDRLEELKLQNMKSVIHAIRAELADYWDKCFYSQEQRERFSPFYDEDYTETLLELHDAEVGKMKIYYETHKDLFEAVQKWEENWKLFLELESKANDPSRFTNRGGNLLKEEKQRAKLQKTLSRLQEELERKVQTWEEEFKGAFLVKGQQFMEYVSEQWQQYRLEKEKEKQERHLKKSREMEAEMLYGSAPRTPIKRRMLSPHTPAKVSKLHSTSSANTTVRSAFGGAISHSPTSRLPPSGKKFSRARTPTCPAVKPPRRRLREQNKENVSQLDGTTLSGGCTPRAPAQRNHSHRTFAPPVPPCVSPVSSRAVAAPAPACDSPWRASGRAGGSGP, from the exons ATGGAGCGCGGAGCGGTGAGGAAAAG CGAGGTGCTGGCGAACGAGGCCGTGTCCTGCCTGAACCGCGCCATGGCGGCGCTGCGGGACATCTGGGAGGAGATCGGCATTCCCGAGGAGCAGCGTCTGGAGCGCACAGACGTCGTCAGGAAGCACATCAAG AGCCTCCTGGACATGATGGTGGCGGAGGAGGAAAGCCTGAAGGAGCGTCTGCTGAAGAGCATCGCCCTGTGCCGGAAGGAGCTGGACACCCTGtgcagggagctccagctgggCCCCTTTGAG ACAGAGGAAAGTACCATCCTGCAGATGGAGAAGAACCTGCGCACGTGCGTGGAGgtgctgcagaagcagaagcGGGACCGTAAGCAGGAGCTGaaggccctgcaggagcaggaccGGGCCCTGTGTGACatcctgtgcacagccctgttCACCATCGACACCGGCAGCGTGCCCAGCCTGGACGACCTGGACCGCTACCGGCGCCACGTGGCCTCCCTCAACACCCTGAAG GAGCAAAGGCGGGAAGAGTTCGTCAGCAACAAGCGTCAGATCATTCTGCTCATGGAGGAGCTGGACCACACCCCGGACACCAGCTTCGAGCGGGATGTGGtgtgtgaggatgaggaggcgTTCTGCCTGTCCGAGGACAACATCATGGCCCTCCAGAACCTGCTGCAGCAG CTGGAAGGGCGGCGGGCCCTGAACGAGGCAGTGTGCGCGGAGCTGCGCGCCCGGATCCTGGCGCTCTGGGAGCGGCTGCAGAtcccccaggagcagagagacTCCTCGGCCGTGCACCTGGCCGGCTCCAGAGCCCGAACCAGGAGAGCT ctgcagcaggaggtggaCCGTCTGGAGGAGCTGAAGCTGCAGAACATGAAATCCGTCATCCACGCCATCCGGGCGGAGCTGGCCGACTACTGGGACAAATGCTTCtacagccaggagcagagggaaaggttCAGCCCCTTCTATGATG AGGATTACACAGAGACCCTGCTCGAGCTGCATGATGCCGAGGTGGGCAAGATGAAGATCTACTATGAAACACACAAAGATCTGTTTGAGGCTGTTCAGAAGTGGGAGGAGAACTGGAAGctgttcctggagctggag AGTAAAGCAAATGACCCCAGTCGCTTCACCAATCGAGGAGGAAACCTTctgaaggaggagaagcagcgAGCAAAGCTGCAGAAGACGCTGTCTAGG ctgcaggaggagctggagaggaaggtCCAGACCTGGGAGGAGGAGTTCAAGGGAGCTTTCCTGGTGAAGGGGCAGCAGTTCATGGAGTATGTGtcagagcagtggcagcagtaccggctggagaaggagaaggagaagcaggagcGG CACCTGAAGAAGAGCCGGGAGATGGAGGCAGAGATGCTCTACGGCAGCGCCCCCCGCACGCCCATCAAGCGGCGCATGCTCAGCCCCCACACACCTGCCAAAGTAAGCAAG ctcCACAGCACCTCCAGCGCCAACACCACTGTTCGCTCAGCCTTTGGGGGAGCCATCTCCCACTCGCCCACCTCTCGGCTGCCACCCTCCGGGAAGAAG TTCAGCCGGGCCCGCACCCCCACCTGCCCGGCAGTGAAGCCCCCCCGAcgcaggctgagggagcagaaCAAGGAGAACGTGTCCCAGCTGGACGGAACCACCCTGAGCGGTGGgtgcacccccagagcccctgcccagcgTAACCACAGC cacaggaccTTTGCTCCTCCCgtgcccccctgtgtgtcccccgTGTCCTCTCGTGcggtggctgctcctgcccctgcctgtgACTCCCCATGGAGAGCttctggcagagctggtggcagcGGGCCCTGA
- the PRC1 gene encoding protein regulator of cytokinesis 1 isoform X5, translating into MERGAVRKSEVLANEAVSCLNRAMAALRDIWEEIGIPEEQRLERTDVVRKHIKSLLDMMVAEEESLKERLLKSIALCRKELDTLCRELQLGPFETEESTILQMEKNLRTCVEVLQKQKRDRKQELKALQEQDRALCDILCTALFTIDTGSVPSLDDLDRYRRHVASLNTLKEQRREEFVSNKRQIILLMEELDHTPDTSFERDVVCEDEEAFCLSEDNIMALQNLLQQLEGRRALNEAVCAELRARILALWERLQIPQEQRDSSAVHLAGSRARTRRALQQEVDRLEELKLQNMKSVIHAIRAELADYWDKCFYSQEQRERFSPFYDEDYTETLLELHDAEVGKMKIYYETHKDLFEAVQKWEENWKLFLELESKANDPSRFTNRGGNLLKEEKQRAKLQKTLSRLQEELERKVQTWEEEFKGAFLVKGQQFMEYVSEQWQQYRLEKEKEKQERHLKKSREMEAEMLYGSAPRTPIKRRMLSPHTPAKVSKLHSTSSANTTVRSAFGGAISHSPTSRLPPSGKKFSRARTPTCPAVKPPRRRLREQNKENVSQLDGTTLSAPTLKGFQL; encoded by the exons ATGGAGCGCGGAGCGGTGAGGAAAAG CGAGGTGCTGGCGAACGAGGCCGTGTCCTGCCTGAACCGCGCCATGGCGGCGCTGCGGGACATCTGGGAGGAGATCGGCATTCCCGAGGAGCAGCGTCTGGAGCGCACAGACGTCGTCAGGAAGCACATCAAG AGCCTCCTGGACATGATGGTGGCGGAGGAGGAAAGCCTGAAGGAGCGTCTGCTGAAGAGCATCGCCCTGTGCCGGAAGGAGCTGGACACCCTGtgcagggagctccagctgggCCCCTTTGAG ACAGAGGAAAGTACCATCCTGCAGATGGAGAAGAACCTGCGCACGTGCGTGGAGgtgctgcagaagcagaagcGGGACCGTAAGCAGGAGCTGaaggccctgcaggagcaggaccGGGCCCTGTGTGACatcctgtgcacagccctgttCACCATCGACACCGGCAGCGTGCCCAGCCTGGACGACCTGGACCGCTACCGGCGCCACGTGGCCTCCCTCAACACCCTGAAG GAGCAAAGGCGGGAAGAGTTCGTCAGCAACAAGCGTCAGATCATTCTGCTCATGGAGGAGCTGGACCACACCCCGGACACCAGCTTCGAGCGGGATGTGGtgtgtgaggatgaggaggcgTTCTGCCTGTCCGAGGACAACATCATGGCCCTCCAGAACCTGCTGCAGCAG CTGGAAGGGCGGCGGGCCCTGAACGAGGCAGTGTGCGCGGAGCTGCGCGCCCGGATCCTGGCGCTCTGGGAGCGGCTGCAGAtcccccaggagcagagagacTCCTCGGCCGTGCACCTGGCCGGCTCCAGAGCCCGAACCAGGAGAGCT ctgcagcaggaggtggaCCGTCTGGAGGAGCTGAAGCTGCAGAACATGAAATCCGTCATCCACGCCATCCGGGCGGAGCTGGCCGACTACTGGGACAAATGCTTCtacagccaggagcagagggaaaggttCAGCCCCTTCTATGATG AGGATTACACAGAGACCCTGCTCGAGCTGCATGATGCCGAGGTGGGCAAGATGAAGATCTACTATGAAACACACAAAGATCTGTTTGAGGCTGTTCAGAAGTGGGAGGAGAACTGGAAGctgttcctggagctggag AGTAAAGCAAATGACCCCAGTCGCTTCACCAATCGAGGAGGAAACCTTctgaaggaggagaagcagcgAGCAAAGCTGCAGAAGACGCTGTCTAGG ctgcaggaggagctggagaggaaggtCCAGACCTGGGAGGAGGAGTTCAAGGGAGCTTTCCTGGTGAAGGGGCAGCAGTTCATGGAGTATGTGtcagagcagtggcagcagtaccggctggagaaggagaaggagaagcaggagcGG CACCTGAAGAAGAGCCGGGAGATGGAGGCAGAGATGCTCTACGGCAGCGCCCCCCGCACGCCCATCAAGCGGCGCATGCTCAGCCCCCACACACCTGCCAAAGTAAGCAAG ctcCACAGCACCTCCAGCGCCAACACCACTGTTCGCTCAGCCTTTGGGGGAGCCATCTCCCACTCGCCCACCTCTCGGCTGCCACCCTCCGGGAAGAAG TTCAGCCGGGCCCGCACCCCCACCTGCCCGGCAGTGAAGCCCCCCCGAcgcaggctgagggagcagaaCAAGGAGAACGTGTCCCAGCTGGACGGAACCACCCTGAGCG CGCCAACTCTCAAAGGCTTCCAGCTTTGA
- the PRC1 gene encoding protein regulator of cytokinesis 1 isoform X3 → MERGAVRKSEVLANEAVSCLNRAMAALRDIWEEIGIPEEQRLERTDVVRKHIKSLLDMMVAEEESLKERLLKSIALCRKELDTLCRELQLGPFETEESTILQMEKNLRTCVEVLQKQKRDRKQELKALQEQDRALCDILCTALFTIDTGSVPSLDDLDRYRRHVASLNTLKEQRREEFVSNKRQIILLMEELDHTPDTSFERDVVCEDEEAFCLSEDNIMALQNLLQQLEGRRALNEAVCAELRARILALWERLQIPQEQRDSSAVHLAGSRARTRRALQQEVDRLEELKLQNMKSVIHAIRAELADYWDKCFYSQEQRERFSPFYDEDYTETLLELHDAEVGKMKIYYETHKDLFEAVQKWEENWKLFLELESKANDPSRFTNRGGNLLKEEKQRAKLQKTLSRLQEELERKVQTWEEEFKGAFLVKGQQFMEYVSEQWQQYRLEKEKEKQERHLKKSREMEAEMLYGSAPRTPIKRRMLSPHTPAKVSKLHSTSSANTTVRSAFGGAISHSPTSRLPPSGKKFSRARTPTCPAVKPPRRRLREQNKENVSQLDGTTLSGGCTPRAPAQRNHSVSSVASTYSEFARQLSKASSFESTSRVLNSTTNNAA, encoded by the exons ATGGAGCGCGGAGCGGTGAGGAAAAG CGAGGTGCTGGCGAACGAGGCCGTGTCCTGCCTGAACCGCGCCATGGCGGCGCTGCGGGACATCTGGGAGGAGATCGGCATTCCCGAGGAGCAGCGTCTGGAGCGCACAGACGTCGTCAGGAAGCACATCAAG AGCCTCCTGGACATGATGGTGGCGGAGGAGGAAAGCCTGAAGGAGCGTCTGCTGAAGAGCATCGCCCTGTGCCGGAAGGAGCTGGACACCCTGtgcagggagctccagctgggCCCCTTTGAG ACAGAGGAAAGTACCATCCTGCAGATGGAGAAGAACCTGCGCACGTGCGTGGAGgtgctgcagaagcagaagcGGGACCGTAAGCAGGAGCTGaaggccctgcaggagcaggaccGGGCCCTGTGTGACatcctgtgcacagccctgttCACCATCGACACCGGCAGCGTGCCCAGCCTGGACGACCTGGACCGCTACCGGCGCCACGTGGCCTCCCTCAACACCCTGAAG GAGCAAAGGCGGGAAGAGTTCGTCAGCAACAAGCGTCAGATCATTCTGCTCATGGAGGAGCTGGACCACACCCCGGACACCAGCTTCGAGCGGGATGTGGtgtgtgaggatgaggaggcgTTCTGCCTGTCCGAGGACAACATCATGGCCCTCCAGAACCTGCTGCAGCAG CTGGAAGGGCGGCGGGCCCTGAACGAGGCAGTGTGCGCGGAGCTGCGCGCCCGGATCCTGGCGCTCTGGGAGCGGCTGCAGAtcccccaggagcagagagacTCCTCGGCCGTGCACCTGGCCGGCTCCAGAGCCCGAACCAGGAGAGCT ctgcagcaggaggtggaCCGTCTGGAGGAGCTGAAGCTGCAGAACATGAAATCCGTCATCCACGCCATCCGGGCGGAGCTGGCCGACTACTGGGACAAATGCTTCtacagccaggagcagagggaaaggttCAGCCCCTTCTATGATG AGGATTACACAGAGACCCTGCTCGAGCTGCATGATGCCGAGGTGGGCAAGATGAAGATCTACTATGAAACACACAAAGATCTGTTTGAGGCTGTTCAGAAGTGGGAGGAGAACTGGAAGctgttcctggagctggag AGTAAAGCAAATGACCCCAGTCGCTTCACCAATCGAGGAGGAAACCTTctgaaggaggagaagcagcgAGCAAAGCTGCAGAAGACGCTGTCTAGG ctgcaggaggagctggagaggaaggtCCAGACCTGGGAGGAGGAGTTCAAGGGAGCTTTCCTGGTGAAGGGGCAGCAGTTCATGGAGTATGTGtcagagcagtggcagcagtaccggctggagaaggagaaggagaagcaggagcGG CACCTGAAGAAGAGCCGGGAGATGGAGGCAGAGATGCTCTACGGCAGCGCCCCCCGCACGCCCATCAAGCGGCGCATGCTCAGCCCCCACACACCTGCCAAAGTAAGCAAG ctcCACAGCACCTCCAGCGCCAACACCACTGTTCGCTCAGCCTTTGGGGGAGCCATCTCCCACTCGCCCACCTCTCGGCTGCCACCCTCCGGGAAGAAG TTCAGCCGGGCCCGCACCCCCACCTGCCCGGCAGTGAAGCCCCCCCGAcgcaggctgagggagcagaaCAAGGAGAACGTGTCCCAGCTGGACGGAACCACCCTGAGCGGTGGgtgcacccccagagcccctgcccagcgTAACCACAGCGTTAGTTCTGTTGCCAGCACCTATTCTGAGTTTGCG CGCCAACTCTCAAAGGCTTCCAGCTTTGAAAGCACCTCCCGTGTTCTCAACTCCACCACCAACAATGCCGCATGA
- the PRC1 gene encoding protein regulator of cytokinesis 1 isoform X4, whose translation MERGAVRKSEVLANEAVSCLNRAMAALRDIWEEIGIPEEQRLERTDVVRKHIKSLLDMMVAEEESLKERLLKSIALCRKELDTLCRELQLGPFETEESTILQMEKNLRTCVEVLQKQKRDRKQELKALQEQDRALCDILCTALFTIDTGSVPSLDDLDRYRRHVASLNTLKEQRREEFVSNKRQIILLMEELDHTPDTSFERDVVCEDEEAFCLSEDNIMALQNLLQQLEGRRALNEAVCAELRARILALWERLQIPQEQRDSSAVHLAGSRARTRRALQQEVDRLEELKLQNMKSVIHAIRAELADYWDKCFYSQEQRERFSPFYDEDYTETLLELHDAEVGKMKIYYETHKDLFEAVQKWEENWKLFLELESKANDPSRFTNRGGNLLKEEKQRAKLQKTLSRLQEELERKVQTWEEEFKGAFLVKGQQFMEYVSEQWQQYRLEKEKEKQERHLKKSREMEAEMLYGSAPRTPIKRRMLSPHTPAKVSKLHSTSSANTTVRSAFGGAISHSPTSRLPPSGKKFSRARTPTCPAVKPPRRRLREQNKENVSQLDGTTLSGGCTPRAPAQRNHSRQLSKASSFESTSRVLNSTTNNAA comes from the exons ATGGAGCGCGGAGCGGTGAGGAAAAG CGAGGTGCTGGCGAACGAGGCCGTGTCCTGCCTGAACCGCGCCATGGCGGCGCTGCGGGACATCTGGGAGGAGATCGGCATTCCCGAGGAGCAGCGTCTGGAGCGCACAGACGTCGTCAGGAAGCACATCAAG AGCCTCCTGGACATGATGGTGGCGGAGGAGGAAAGCCTGAAGGAGCGTCTGCTGAAGAGCATCGCCCTGTGCCGGAAGGAGCTGGACACCCTGtgcagggagctccagctgggCCCCTTTGAG ACAGAGGAAAGTACCATCCTGCAGATGGAGAAGAACCTGCGCACGTGCGTGGAGgtgctgcagaagcagaagcGGGACCGTAAGCAGGAGCTGaaggccctgcaggagcaggaccGGGCCCTGTGTGACatcctgtgcacagccctgttCACCATCGACACCGGCAGCGTGCCCAGCCTGGACGACCTGGACCGCTACCGGCGCCACGTGGCCTCCCTCAACACCCTGAAG GAGCAAAGGCGGGAAGAGTTCGTCAGCAACAAGCGTCAGATCATTCTGCTCATGGAGGAGCTGGACCACACCCCGGACACCAGCTTCGAGCGGGATGTGGtgtgtgaggatgaggaggcgTTCTGCCTGTCCGAGGACAACATCATGGCCCTCCAGAACCTGCTGCAGCAG CTGGAAGGGCGGCGGGCCCTGAACGAGGCAGTGTGCGCGGAGCTGCGCGCCCGGATCCTGGCGCTCTGGGAGCGGCTGCAGAtcccccaggagcagagagacTCCTCGGCCGTGCACCTGGCCGGCTCCAGAGCCCGAACCAGGAGAGCT ctgcagcaggaggtggaCCGTCTGGAGGAGCTGAAGCTGCAGAACATGAAATCCGTCATCCACGCCATCCGGGCGGAGCTGGCCGACTACTGGGACAAATGCTTCtacagccaggagcagagggaaaggttCAGCCCCTTCTATGATG AGGATTACACAGAGACCCTGCTCGAGCTGCATGATGCCGAGGTGGGCAAGATGAAGATCTACTATGAAACACACAAAGATCTGTTTGAGGCTGTTCAGAAGTGGGAGGAGAACTGGAAGctgttcctggagctggag AGTAAAGCAAATGACCCCAGTCGCTTCACCAATCGAGGAGGAAACCTTctgaaggaggagaagcagcgAGCAAAGCTGCAGAAGACGCTGTCTAGG ctgcaggaggagctggagaggaaggtCCAGACCTGGGAGGAGGAGTTCAAGGGAGCTTTCCTGGTGAAGGGGCAGCAGTTCATGGAGTATGTGtcagagcagtggcagcagtaccggctggagaaggagaaggagaagcaggagcGG CACCTGAAGAAGAGCCGGGAGATGGAGGCAGAGATGCTCTACGGCAGCGCCCCCCGCACGCCCATCAAGCGGCGCATGCTCAGCCCCCACACACCTGCCAAAGTAAGCAAG ctcCACAGCACCTCCAGCGCCAACACCACTGTTCGCTCAGCCTTTGGGGGAGCCATCTCCCACTCGCCCACCTCTCGGCTGCCACCCTCCGGGAAGAAG TTCAGCCGGGCCCGCACCCCCACCTGCCCGGCAGTGAAGCCCCCCCGAcgcaggctgagggagcagaaCAAGGAGAACGTGTCCCAGCTGGACGGAACCACCCTGAGCGGTGGgtgcacccccagagcccctgcccagcgTAACCACAGC CGCCAACTCTCAAAGGCTTCCAGCTTTGAAAGCACCTCCCGTGTTCTCAACTCCACCACCAACAATGCCGCATGA